Below is a genomic region from Raphanus sativus cultivar WK10039 chromosome 4, ASM80110v3, whole genome shotgun sequence.
GTCAACGATAGACACGGATATACACTCTGTTCTTTTGCTCGGACTATTGCGAACAGGGGCGTTCTTGGGAAGCTGCGAAGCTTGCCAAATCGATGCTTGATAAAAAATAAGATTGAAAGTTTCTCAGGTTGAGAAAATCGTTGATGCTTTGAAGAAGACTGGTGATGAAGATCTCATGCGTCGTCTGTCTACCAGCTGATTCGATTATTTTAGATAGGTACGTATATATCTACATCTATATGAAGTTTCTGAGTTCTTTAGCTTTTGCATTAGTGAAGTTTTGTAATAAATGGATTGAGGTTTGATAGAatgaatattagttttttttttttttaacttcttaCATGTTTGTCTCTCGAGAGAGCCCATAAAAATCTCTCTCCAGTGTTTCTTAGATTGCGTAGCTAAGCTAGTAGTGTGTCTAGTATaacaataagaaaaataagCTATCATAACATGTGTCTCTGCTATAATATAAAAGACTATAATGTGAGAacctcatcatctctctagtgTTTCTTTGCAGCCTTGTTTCCCCTAGATTGTCCATCCGGCTGTTGACTGTTCTGATCCTGCAGCTTCTCTGCTTCGTCGTTGTCACCTCTATCTTTCCTTTGCTCATCTCGCTGTCTCTTGGAGGATCCCACAGCAGAAGCAAATCCATGTCCATCACTCATTAGTTTAACCATTTTGTCTGTATTACTCTCAATCTGACCTAAAGTAGTCAAAAGCTTCTTCCAAAACTCGGCTGCTGAAAGAAACCAAACCGCATAgacaataagaaaaaaaaacaaggttTGAGATTACAATGAGATAGATAGAGACAGAGGAGAAAGTTGAGAGAGTAGTTTTAATTACTGGGGTAAAGCGGCTGCTGTTGCTGTTGCTGAGAAGTTTCAAGCTTTGGCTTCTGGATAGCTTGGGACTCTCCCCCTGCTTTACTTGAACTCTGCTCCACAGAGACTATGGCATTACCATCATGTGGTGGATGCGCAGCTTCTTCAGGCACTCGTGATAAGAGATTTCGAACAAACTCCATTACTAAAGAGAAGCAAAGACATATCATCAGTCAACAAACAGATTCGATTCATTCAAGTTTCAGGTTACTACACACAATGAGTAACTCAAAGAACAAGTTTACTTACGTTGTTCCTCTTTCTCTCTGGACGTTGTATCAGGTGCCTTATCTGAATCTCTCTTTGGTGGCGAATCTACACAACAAccacaaaaagaatcaaaaacGTAAACAAAAAACTCAGAACTCTGTTTTATTCTCTCATATGAATGAATGTTACACTCACTTGGAGTCTTGCAAGATCCAGTTTCTTCTTTGATTTGAGGAGCAAGAACGGTTTGTTTTGCCACTTTAGCAAGAGCTGCTGCATCTTCACAAGTCgcaaaaaaacattatttccTTTCATATTATCAAAAAGCATGAAACTTGTGtgacaagcaaaaaaaaaacgtggGTTAGGGTTTCTGTTTTTGGCGTACTTGGTGCACCGTTCTCAAAGTAGGTTCTGAAGAAATCTTGGTTCAATTTTTCGATATAACACCAAGCTACAGAATCAAGAATTAGAATCACCATTAAAATGATATTCATCAGCGTAAAGGAGGGTTTTTTACGTACCTCTCTCTGTGTATCCGTATGGGATTTGATATCGATCTTGTAGATGTGTCGCAGTTGCTTCCTTGCTCATGTACCTCAAGATGCATTCCCTTACTCTTTCATAAACCTGAATTACAGATCACAGAGAGATTGAATGTATAATCCAATAGTCGTACTAAAAAGGATCCATGATGATTTGGATATGGATCAAAACTTACGTATTTGGAGAACTGATCTGCGCTCGTACAACCGCCAGGAAAATTTGGCATTCTGGGAAGCTTTAACAGATCAAGAAACCTCTCTCTGCGTTCTTTGGAGAGACTGTGaaaaataagaaagggggtTTAATGTAAacgagagagagaaggagagcgCGAAGTAAGTCTTAAGTTAATGTGAATCTCCGTAACTGTTATTTGGGTCTATTTATAAAAGGAAGGGAAAACTCGGCGGATTTATTCTTATTGGGCtgtcatataataaaaaaaaaagaaaataaagctaCCGTAAACAGCAGGAAATAACAAAATTCAACTCCCATTTGCCTTTTTGgattttatatgattaaaattcTAATCCTTTCTATCAGGTATATAGATATAGTGGAAGCTTTGAAGGTAACGAAGATCTCATACGTCGTTTCTCAACGATTTAATTCGATTATATTAGATTGGTATCTATATGAATAAGGATTATTGTTCTACACAATCATCACTACATAAAAGGCTCCTCGGTTTTTCGGTTGAATCTTTTTTGTTTGGAAGAAAGTTGGTTTTGGAGATAAGGCACAACGTATTTGACAATATGGATATTTGACATTCTTTGGTGTGCGCCGCCATCTA
It encodes:
- the LOC108832135 gene encoding uncharacterized protein LOC108832135 isoform X2 gives rise to the protein MPNFPGGCTSADQFSKYVYERVRECILRYMSKEATATHLQDRYQIPYGYTERAWCYIEKLNQDFFRTYFENGAPNAAALAKVAKQTVLAPQIKEETGSCKTPNSPPKRDSDKAPDTTSREKEEQLMEFVRNLLSRVPEEAAHPPHDGNAIVSVEQSSSKAGGESQAIQKPKLETSQQQQQQPLYPTEFWKKLLTTLGQIESNTDKMVKLMSDGHGFASAVGSSKRQRDEQRKDRGDNDEAEKLQDQNSQQPDGQSRGNKAAKKH
- the LOC108832135 gene encoding uncharacterized protein LOC108832135 isoform X3, which produces MPNFPGGCTSADQFSKYVYERVRECILRYMSKEATATHLQDRYQIPYGYTERAWCYIEKLNQDFFRTYFENGAPTALAKVAKQTVLAPQIKEETGSCKTPNSPPKRDSDKAPDTTSREKEEQLMEFVRNLLSRVPEEAAHPPHDGNAIVSVEQSSSKAGGESQAIQKPKLETSQQQQQQPLYPTAEFWKKLLTTLGQIESNTDKMVKLMSDGHGFASAVGSSKRQRDEQRKDRGDNDEAEKLQDQNSQQPDGQSRGNKAAKKH
- the LOC108832135 gene encoding uncharacterized protein LOC108832135 isoform X1 — its product is MPNFPGGCTSADQFSKYVYERVRECILRYMSKEATATHLQDRYQIPYGYTERAWCYIEKLNQDFFRTYFENGAPNAAALAKVAKQTVLAPQIKEETGSCKTPNSPPKRDSDKAPDTTSREKEEQLMEFVRNLLSRVPEEAAHPPHDGNAIVSVEQSSSKAGGESQAIQKPKLETSQQQQQQPLYPTAEFWKKLLTTLGQIESNTDKMVKLMSDGHGFASAVGSSKRQRDEQRKDRGDNDEAEKLQDQNSQQPDGQSRGNKAAKKH